Proteins found in one Pseudomonas mosselii genomic segment:
- the algG gene encoding mannuronan 5-epimerase AlgG — protein sequence MNLHPNLRHSLLASALLLAGGLAQAAEPEMAKGLQQAKTYTVSSAPIEPLKMAPPKLPDLSGYTAEAVQKKIDRRHKGKVSVRRMLQEDTLKEFIGGDNKGAEWVRRQHGIPQAIFVDDGHVDLAELSKKVPDQYLRETAPGVYLARLPIVVGRKGVLEIDGKVKELRLSEEGGSFIVNDGKLFVSDTQVTGWREQANGPATFRKPDEFRPFLLSWGGTETYIVNSKMASFGYAKSKSYGVSISQYTPNMAKQMGRPEPTGWIIGSEFSDMWYGFYCYETQDFVIKDSTYRDNIVYGIDPHDRSHRLIIAGNTVYGTKKKHGIIVSREVNDSWIINNKSYDNKLSGVVIDRNSVNNLIAYNEIYRNHTDGITLYESGDNLIWGNKLINNRRHGIRVRNSVNIRLYENVAMANGLVGVYGHIKDLSDTDRDIALDPFDTKVSLIVVGGELAANGSGPLSIDSPLSVELYKVSMLMPRKANGISFNGVLGERQDEILDLLVRQQKAVLIDPVERQTEMID from the coding sequence ATGAACCTGCACCCGAACCTTCGCCACAGCCTGCTCGCCAGCGCCCTGCTGCTGGCCGGCGGCCTTGCCCAGGCCGCCGAGCCCGAGATGGCCAAGGGGCTGCAACAGGCCAAGACCTACACCGTGTCCAGCGCGCCAATCGAGCCGCTGAAGATGGCCCCGCCCAAACTGCCTGACCTGTCCGGCTACACCGCCGAGGCCGTGCAGAAGAAGATCGACCGCCGCCACAAGGGCAAGGTCAGCGTGCGCCGCATGCTCCAGGAGGACACCCTCAAGGAGTTCATCGGCGGCGACAACAAGGGCGCCGAGTGGGTGCGTCGCCAGCACGGCATTCCCCAGGCGATCTTCGTCGACGACGGGCATGTCGACTTGGCGGAGCTGAGCAAAAAGGTACCCGACCAGTACCTGCGCGAGACCGCGCCAGGTGTCTACCTCGCCCGCCTGCCGATCGTGGTCGGGCGCAAGGGCGTGCTGGAGATCGACGGCAAGGTCAAGGAGCTGCGCCTGTCCGAAGAAGGTGGGTCGTTCATCGTCAACGACGGCAAGCTGTTTGTCAGCGACACCCAGGTGACCGGCTGGCGCGAGCAGGCCAATGGCCCGGCGACCTTCCGCAAGCCCGATGAATTCCGCCCGTTCCTGCTCAGCTGGGGCGGCACCGAGACCTATATCGTCAACAGCAAGATGGCCAGCTTCGGCTACGCCAAGTCCAAGTCGTACGGGGTGAGCATCTCGCAGTACACACCGAACATGGCCAAGCAGATGGGCCGCCCGGAACCCACCGGCTGGATCATCGGCTCCGAGTTCAGCGACATGTGGTACGGCTTCTACTGCTACGAGACCCAGGACTTCGTGATCAAGGACTCGACCTACCGCGACAACATCGTCTACGGCATCGACCCCCACGACCGTTCGCACCGCCTGATCATCGCCGGCAACACCGTGTACGGCACCAAGAAGAAGCACGGGATCATCGTTTCGCGCGAGGTCAACGACAGCTGGATCATCAACAACAAGAGCTACGACAACAAGCTCTCGGGGGTGGTGATCGACCGCAACAGCGTCAACAACCTGATCGCCTACAACGAGATCTACCGCAACCACACCGACGGCATCACCCTGTACGAGAGCGGCGACAACCTGATCTGGGGCAACAAGCTGATCAACAACCGTCGCCACGGCATCCGCGTGCGCAACAGCGTGAACATCCGCCTGTACGAAAACGTCGCCATGGCCAACGGCCTGGTGGGCGTGTACGGGCACATCAAGGACCTCTCCGACACCGACCGCGACATCGCCCTCGACCCGTTCGACACCAAGGTGTCGCTGATCGTGGTCGGCGGCGAGCTGGCGGCCAACGGCTCCGGCCCGCTGTCGATCGACTCGCCCCTGTCGGTGGAGCTGTACAAGGTGTCGATGCTGATGCCGCGCAAGGCCAACGGCATCAGCTTCAACGGCGTGCTCGGCGAGCGCCAGGACGAAATCCTCGACCTGCTGGTGCGCCAGCAGAAGGCCGTGCTGATCGACCCGGTCGAACGCCAGACCGAAATGATCGACTAA
- a CDS encoding glycosyltransferase family 2 protein translates to MQRFQTMLLQCAGWLLYMSLLMLIALALPSDIFDSQSKHFIFLVGAVGIWRYSMGATHFIRGMIFLYIVYPYLRRKVRTLGQAADPSHVYLMVTSFRIEALTTAQVYSSVIREAIDCGFPTTVVCSLVEKSDELLVKSLWAKYNPPSHVTLDIVRIAGTGKRDGLAYGFRAISRMLPDENAVVAVIDGDTVLAEGVVRKTVPWFGLYPNVGGLTTNEFCEVRGGYIMSEWHKLRFAQRHINMCSMALSKRVLTMTGRMSMFRASVVTNPEFIADVESDSLMHWRLGRFKFLTGDDKSSWFSLMRLGYDTFYVPDAAINTVEHPPEKSFIKASRKLMYRWYGNNLRQNSRALGLGLKRLGLFTSIVLLDQRVSMWTSLLGLTVAVIASFKFGLQFLLVYLLWIGITRLILTVMLLCSGHNVGPAYPLILYYNQIVGAVMKIYVFFRLDKQSWTRQPTALKRDLASFQQWFNTWSSRTMTFSAASIFVAVLFMVV, encoded by the coding sequence ATGCAAAGGTTCCAGACCATGCTGCTGCAATGCGCCGGCTGGCTGCTCTACATGAGCCTGCTCATGCTGATCGCCCTGGCCCTGCCCAGCGACATCTTCGACTCGCAGTCGAAGCACTTCATCTTCCTGGTCGGTGCCGTCGGCATCTGGCGTTACTCCATGGGCGCCACCCATTTCATCCGCGGCATGATCTTCCTGTACATCGTGTACCCCTACCTGCGCCGCAAGGTGCGCACGCTGGGCCAGGCGGCCGACCCGTCGCACGTGTACCTGATGGTCACCAGCTTTCGTATCGAGGCCCTGACCACCGCCCAGGTGTACAGCTCGGTAATCCGCGAGGCCATCGACTGCGGCTTCCCCACCACCGTGGTCTGCTCGCTGGTGGAGAAGTCCGACGAGCTGCTGGTGAAAAGCCTGTGGGCCAAGTACAACCCACCGTCCCACGTGACCCTGGACATCGTGCGCATCGCCGGCACCGGCAAGCGTGACGGCCTGGCCTATGGTTTTCGCGCCATCTCGCGGATGCTGCCGGACGAAAACGCCGTGGTGGCGGTGATCGACGGCGACACTGTGCTGGCCGAGGGCGTGGTGCGCAAGACCGTGCCATGGTTCGGCCTGTACCCCAACGTCGGTGGCCTGACCACCAACGAGTTCTGCGAAGTGCGCGGCGGCTACATCATGAGCGAGTGGCACAAGCTGCGCTTCGCCCAGCGCCACATCAACATGTGCTCCATGGCACTGAGCAAGCGCGTGCTGACCATGACCGGGCGCATGTCGATGTTCCGCGCAAGCGTGGTGACCAACCCCGAGTTCATCGCCGACGTCGAGAGCGACTCGCTGATGCACTGGCGCCTGGGCCGCTTCAAGTTCCTCACCGGCGACGACAAGTCCAGCTGGTTCAGCCTGATGCGCCTGGGCTACGACACCTTCTACGTGCCCGATGCCGCGATCAACACGGTCGAGCACCCGCCGGAAAAAAGCTTCATCAAGGCCAGCCGCAAGCTGATGTACCGCTGGTATGGCAACAACCTGCGGCAGAACTCCCGCGCCCTGGGCCTGGGCCTCAAGCGCCTGGGGCTGTTCACCAGCATCGTGCTGCTCGACCAGCGCGTGTCGATGTGGACCAGCCTGCTGGGCCTGACCGTGGCGGTGATCGCCAGCTTCAAGTTCGGCCTGCAGTTCCTGCTGGTGTACCTGCTGTGGATCGGCATCACCCGGCTGATCCTCACCGTCATGCTGCTGTGCTCGGGCCACAACGTCGGCCCGGCCTACCCGCTGATCCTCTATTACAACCAGATCGTCGGCGCGGTGATGAAGATCTACGTGTTCTTCCGCCTCGACAAGCAGTCCTGGACCCGCCAGCCCACTGCCCTCAAGCGCGACCTCGCAAGTTTTCAACAATGGTTCAACACCTGGTCCTCGCGGACCATGACCTTCTCGGCCGCGAGCATCTTCGTCGCCGTGCTGTTCATGGTCGTGTGA
- a CDS encoding alginate export family protein: MTLNPFVKAGIGLGFALLWSMPTLAAETAQKNFGLDVKITGQSEDDRDLGTRSGGDVNGLGLDLRPWVYGERGHWSAFAMGQAVAATDIIETDTLRQNDDGTTIDNGDDSRKPDKSYLAMREFWIGYSGLTPYPGEQLRFGRQRLRSDDGMWRDTNIEALNWTFDTTLLKADLGVAQRFSEYRTDLTELAPEDKDRTHVYGNVATQWTPGHWVGLRAHHTHDGGSLKSPGETVDALDKTRTGDLTWLGLEANSDAYNWRNDHTVNYWGSVTWLTGDRDTLSSQAVGNEQVATGKQSGDVNAWATDLGIRLRLDPQWQVGAAYARGSGGGGSDGSNNFEQTGLESNRSNFTGTRSRVHRFGEAFRGELGNLQAATLFASWQLRDDYDASFIYHKFWRVDGKQNIGSSGINAVVDDGGISRPLVQGEKDLGQEMDVVVTKYFKQGLLPASISQSIDEPSALVRLRAGVFKPGDAYGKEADSYMHRAFVDVIWRY; this comes from the coding sequence ATGACGCTCAACCCCTTCGTGAAAGCCGGCATCGGCCTGGGCTTCGCCCTGCTGTGGTCGATGCCGACCCTGGCGGCCGAAACCGCGCAGAAGAACTTCGGTCTCGACGTGAAGATCACCGGCCAGTCCGAGGACGACCGCGACCTGGGCACCCGCTCCGGCGGCGACGTCAACGGCCTGGGCCTGGACCTGCGGCCCTGGGTGTACGGCGAGCGCGGACACTGGAGCGCCTTCGCCATGGGCCAGGCGGTGGCCGCCACCGACATCATCGAGACCGACACCCTGCGCCAGAACGACGACGGCACCACCATCGACAACGGCGACGACAGCCGCAAGCCGGACAAGAGCTACCTGGCCATGCGCGAGTTCTGGATCGGCTACAGCGGCCTGACCCCCTACCCCGGCGAGCAGCTGCGTTTCGGTCGTCAGCGCCTGCGCAGCGACGACGGCATGTGGCGCGACACCAACATCGAGGCGCTGAACTGGACCTTCGACACCACCCTGCTCAAAGCCGACCTGGGCGTGGCCCAGCGCTTCAGCGAATACCGCACCGACCTCACCGAGCTAGCTCCAGAGGACAAGGACCGCACCCACGTCTACGGCAACGTCGCCACGCAGTGGACACCCGGCCACTGGGTCGGCCTGCGCGCCCACCACACTCATGATGGCGGCAGCCTGAAGAGCCCCGGCGAGACCGTCGACGCCCTCGACAAGACCCGCACGGGCGATCTGACCTGGCTGGGCCTGGAAGCCAACAGCGACGCCTACAACTGGCGCAACGACCACACCGTCAACTACTGGGGCAGCGTCACCTGGCTGACCGGCGACCGCGACACCCTCAGCAGCCAGGCGGTGGGCAACGAACAGGTCGCCACCGGTAAACAGAGCGGCGACGTCAACGCCTGGGCCACCGACCTCGGCATCCGCTTGCGCCTGGACCCGCAATGGCAGGTCGGCGCGGCCTATGCCCGGGGCAGCGGTGGTGGCGGCAGCGACGGTTCGAACAACTTCGAGCAGACCGGCCTGGAGAGCAACCGCTCCAACTTCACCGGCACCCGCTCGCGCGTGCACCGCTTCGGCGAAGCGTTCCGCGGCGAGCTGGGCAATCTGCAGGCGGCCACCCTGTTCGCCTCCTGGCAGCTGCGCGACGACTACGACGCCAGCTTCATCTACCACAAGTTCTGGCGCGTCGACGGCAAGCAGAACATCGGCTCCAGCGGCATCAACGCGGTGGTCGACGACGGCGGCATCAGCCGCCCGCTGGTGCAGGGCGAGAAAGACCTGGGCCAGGAGATGGACGTGGTCGTCACCAAGTACTTCAAGCAAGGCCTGCTGCCGGCCTCGATCAGCCAGTCGATCGACGAACCGTCGGCCTTGGTACGCCTGCGCGCCGGTGTGTTCAAGCCGGGCGACGCCTATGGCAAAGAGGCCGACTCGTACATGCATCGCGCCTTCGTCGACGTAATCTGGCGCTACTGA
- the algK gene encoding alginate biosynthesis TPR repeat lipoprotein AlgK, with amino-acid sequence MPMTSRHPGSHSEAFSLGLCTLALAITLAGCAGLPDQRLANEALKRGDTATAERNYKALADLGYSDAQIGLADIQVGTRDPAKLKQAEATYRAAAATSPRAQARLGRLLVAKPDSTQAEREEAESLLKLAAQQGEGNTLIPLAMLYLQYPQSFPKVNAQQQIDQWRAAGNPEAGLAQVLLYRTQDTYDQHLGDVEKICKAALASTDICYVELATVYQKRAQPDQQAALLEQLKAAHARGAVPATRVDSVARVLADRSLGQTDEKTAKDLLEQVAPANPTSWVSLAQLLYDFPELGDTDQLMAYIDKGREAEQPRAELLLGRLYYEGKSVPADAQKAQEHLQAAADAGEVSADYYLGQLYRRGYLGQVEPQKAVDHLLAAARGGQNSADYALAQLFSEGHGIRPAPTNAWVFAQLSQVNPTPQSTELLQQLDQQLTPDQRNQAQNLLAQEKQARGSMARGANSTLAIEALQDEKDDVDAEDSL; translated from the coding sequence ATGCCGATGACCAGCAGACACCCCGGCTCCCACAGTGAGGCCTTCAGCCTCGGGTTATGCACCCTGGCCCTGGCCATCACCCTGGCTGGCTGCGCCGGCCTGCCCGACCAGCGCCTAGCCAATGAAGCGCTCAAGCGTGGCGACACCGCCACCGCCGAGCGCAACTACAAGGCTCTGGCCGACCTCGGCTACAGCGACGCCCAGATCGGCCTGGCGGACATCCAGGTCGGTACCCGCGACCCGGCCAAGCTCAAGCAAGCCGAAGCCACCTACCGCGCCGCAGCCGCCACCTCGCCCCGTGCCCAGGCGCGTCTCGGCCGCCTGCTGGTGGCCAAGCCCGACAGCACCCAGGCCGAGCGTGAAGAAGCCGAGTCGCTGCTCAAACTCGCCGCGCAACAGGGCGAAGGCAACACCCTGATCCCCTTGGCGATGCTCTACCTGCAGTACCCGCAGAGCTTCCCCAAGGTCAACGCCCAGCAGCAGATCGACCAGTGGCGCGCCGCCGGCAACCCCGAGGCGGGCCTGGCCCAGGTCCTGCTGTACCGCACCCAGGACACCTACGACCAGCACCTGGGCGATGTGGAGAAGATCTGCAAGGCGGCACTGGCCAGCACCGACATCTGCTATGTCGAACTGGCCACCGTCTACCAGAAACGCGCCCAGCCCGACCAGCAGGCTGCCCTGCTCGAACAACTCAAAGCCGCTCATGCCCGTGGCGCCGTGCCGGCCACCCGGGTCGACAGCGTCGCCCGGGTACTGGCCGACCGCAGCCTCGGCCAGACCGACGAGAAGACTGCCAAGGACCTGCTCGAGCAGGTCGCACCGGCCAACCCGACATCCTGGGTAAGCCTGGCGCAACTGCTCTACGACTTCCCCGAGCTGGGCGACACCGACCAGCTGATGGCCTACATCGACAAGGGCCGCGAGGCCGAGCAGCCCCGCGCCGAACTGCTGCTGGGCCGGCTCTACTACGAAGGCAAGAGCGTGCCCGCCGACGCGCAGAAGGCCCAGGAACACCTGCAGGCCGCCGCCGATGCCGGCGAGGTGAGCGCCGACTACTACCTTGGCCAGCTCTACCGCCGTGGCTACCTGGGCCAGGTCGAGCCGCAGAAAGCCGTGGACCACCTGCTGGCCGCCGCCCGCGGTGGCCAGAACAGCGCCGACTACGCCCTGGCCCAGCTGTTCAGCGAAGGCCACGGCATCCGCCCGGCGCCGACCAATGCCTGGGTATTCGCCCAGCTCTCACAGGTCAACCCGACCCCGCAGTCGACCGAACTGCTGCAACAGCTCGACCAGCAGCTCACGCCCGACCAGCGCAACCAGGCGCAGAACCTGCTGGCGCAGGAGAAGCAGGCGCGCGGCAGCATGGCCCGGGGCGCCAACAGCACCCTGGCCATCGAAGCGCTGCAGGACGAGAAAGACGACGTAGACGCCGAGGATTCGCTATGA
- the yaaA gene encoding peroxide stress protein YaaA: protein MLTVISPAKTLDYDTPPVTQRHTLPQYLDDSQELIGQLRELAPAQIAELMHLSDKLAGLNAARFGSWTPDFTPANAKQALLAFKGDVYTGLDAESLSEDDFSYAQDHLRMLSGLYGLLRPLDLMQPYRLEMGTKLANARGKDLYAFWGTRISEWLNQALADQGDDVLLNLASNEYFSAVKKSALKARVIDVDFKDLKNGQYKIISFYAKKARGMMSRFVIQERINDPEQLKRFDVQGYYYSAEQSKPDHLVFLRDHAEG from the coding sequence ATGCTGACGGTGATTTCCCCCGCCAAGACCCTCGACTACGACACCCCGCCGGTAACCCAGCGCCACACCCTGCCCCAGTACCTGGACGATTCCCAGGAACTGATCGGGCAACTGCGCGAACTGGCGCCGGCGCAGATCGCCGAGCTGATGCACCTCTCCGACAAGCTCGCCGGCCTCAACGCCGCCCGCTTCGGCAGTTGGACCCCGGACTTCACCCCGGCCAACGCCAAGCAGGCACTGCTGGCGTTCAAGGGCGACGTGTATACCGGGCTCGACGCCGAGAGCCTTAGCGAGGATGACTTCAGCTACGCCCAGGACCACCTGCGCATGCTCTCGGGCCTGTACGGCCTGCTGCGCCCGCTGGACCTGATGCAGCCCTACCGCCTGGAAATGGGTACCAAGCTGGCCAATGCCCGTGGCAAGGACCTGTACGCCTTCTGGGGCACGCGCATCAGCGAGTGGCTGAACCAGGCCCTGGCCGACCAGGGTGACGACGTGCTGCTGAACCTGGCCAGCAACGAGTACTTCAGCGCGGTGAAGAAGAGCGCGCTCAAGGCGCGGGTGATCGATGTCGACTTCAAGGACCTGAAGAACGGCCAGTACAAGATCATCAGCTTCTACGCCAAGAAGGCCCGCGGAATGATGAGCCGCTTCGTGATCCAGGAGCGGATCAACGATCCGGAGCAGCTCAAGCGCTTTGATGTGCAGGGGTACTACTACAGCGCCGAGCAGTCGAAGCCGGATCATCTGGTGTTCCTGCGCGATCACGCTGAGGGTTGA
- a CDS encoding alginate O-acetyltransferase, with product MTPHLMKLLGLSAALLAISQGVRADEVKAPTFSAEPCCQLCPEAHDASRYTTRYQQNFTTLVQAQGDWLFRTREDLRTEFDTTPGGYKRLQQVHDAFKKRGVELVVVYQPTRGLVNRNMLNPEEKAAFDYQKALRNYQAMLQRFAKMGYNVPDLSPLTNEQLAAADQGKDFYFRGDQHWTPYGAERAAKIVADTVHQMPAFEGIPRKEFETKKSGRMGKTGTLHNVAGQLCGTSYAVQYMDQFATEPKGGASGGDDLFGDSGNAQITLVGTSHSGKNYNFSGFLEQYIGADVLNVAFPGGGLEGSMIQYLGSEEFQNNPPKILIWEFSPLYRLDQETIWRQILGLLDDGCDDRPAQMSASATLKPGKNELMVNGKNGVIKDLVNRNHQLDIKFEDTSVKVLQATLWYLNGRHEDIKIEKPETSDTDGRFVFQMREDEDWAGQNLLALEVQGPESGTQKVEAKLCKRNNFASPAQHTAQAGQ from the coding sequence ATGACTCCACACCTGATGAAACTGCTGGGCCTGTCCGCCGCCCTCCTGGCCATCAGCCAGGGCGTGCGCGCCGATGAGGTCAAGGCGCCGACCTTCAGCGCCGAGCCCTGCTGCCAGCTGTGCCCCGAGGCCCACGACGCCAGCCGCTACACCACGCGCTACCAGCAGAACTTCACCACCCTGGTGCAGGCCCAGGGCGACTGGCTGTTCCGTACCCGCGAAGACCTGCGCACCGAGTTCGACACCACCCCGGGCGGCTACAAGCGCCTGCAGCAGGTGCACGACGCCTTCAAGAAGCGCGGCGTCGAGCTGGTGGTGGTGTACCAGCCGACCCGGGGCCTGGTGAACCGCAACATGCTCAACCCCGAGGAGAAGGCCGCCTTCGATTACCAGAAGGCACTGCGCAACTACCAGGCCATGCTCCAGCGCTTCGCCAAGATGGGCTACAACGTGCCCGACCTGTCGCCGCTGACCAACGAGCAGCTGGCCGCGGCCGACCAGGGCAAGGACTTCTACTTCCGTGGCGACCAGCACTGGACGCCCTATGGCGCCGAGCGCGCGGCGAAGATCGTCGCCGACACCGTGCACCAGATGCCGGCCTTCGAAGGCATCCCGCGCAAGGAATTCGAGACCAAGAAGTCCGGCCGCATGGGCAAGACCGGCACCCTGCACAACGTCGCCGGCCAGCTGTGCGGCACCAGCTATGCGGTGCAGTACATGGACCAGTTCGCCACCGAGCCCAAGGGCGGCGCCAGCGGCGGCGACGACCTGTTCGGCGATTCGGGCAACGCGCAGATCACCCTGGTCGGCACCAGCCACAGCGGCAAGAACTACAACTTCTCGGGCTTCCTCGAGCAGTACATCGGTGCCGATGTGCTCAACGTCGCCTTCCCCGGCGGCGGCCTGGAAGGTTCGATGATCCAGTACCTGGGCAGCGAGGAGTTCCAGAACAACCCGCCGAAGATCCTGATCTGGGAGTTCTCCCCGCTCTACCGTCTCGACCAGGAAACCATCTGGCGGCAGATCCTCGGCCTGCTCGACGACGGCTGCGACGACCGACCGGCCCAGATGAGCGCCAGCGCCACCCTCAAGCCCGGCAAGAACGAGCTGATGGTCAACGGCAAGAACGGCGTGATCAAGGACCTGGTCAACCGCAACCACCAGCTCGACATCAAGTTCGAGGACACCTCGGTGAAAGTGCTGCAGGCCACCCTGTGGTACCTCAACGGCCGCCACGAGGACATCAAGATCGAGAAGCCCGAGACCTCCGACACCGATGGGCGCTTCGTCTTCCAGATGCGCGAGGACGAAGACTGGGCAGGCCAGAACCTGCTAGCCCTGGAGGTCCAGGGGCCGGAAAGCGGCACGCAGAAAGTCGAAGCCAAACTCTGCAAACGCAACAACTTCGCCAGCCCCGCGCAGCACACCGCGCAAGCTGGCCAGTGA
- a CDS encoding nucleotide sugar dehydrogenase produces the protein MRISIFGLGYVGAVCAGCLSARGHDVIGVDVSSTKIDLINQGKSPIVEPGLEELLQQGIANGRLRGTTDFAEAIRASDVSMICVGTPSKKNGDLGLEYIESVCREIGYVLRDKASRHTVVVRSTVLPGTVKNVVIPILEDCSGKKAGVDFGVAVNPEFLRESTAIKDYDQPPMTVIGELDSASGDVLQALYEELDAPIIRKPVEVAEMIKYTCNVWHATKVTFANEIGNIAKAVGVDGREVMDVVCQDKALNLSQYYMRPGFAFGGSCLPKDVRALTYRAASLDVRAPLLDSLMRSNESQVQNAFDIIESHDKRKVALLGLSFKAGTDDLRESPLVELAERLIGKGYQLDIYDQNVEYARVHGANKDYIESKIPHVSSLLNANFEQVVDNAEIIILGNRDEQFRALAQQAPEGKQVIDLVGFMSKPTCATSRTEGICW, from the coding sequence ATGCGTATCAGCATCTTTGGTTTGGGTTATGTGGGTGCAGTCTGTGCAGGTTGCCTGTCGGCACGAGGCCATGACGTGATTGGTGTGGACGTTTCCAGCACCAAGATCGACCTGATCAACCAGGGCAAGTCGCCCATCGTCGAACCGGGCCTCGAAGAACTGCTGCAACAGGGCATCGCCAACGGCCGCCTGCGCGGCACCACCGACTTCGCCGAAGCCATCCGCGCCAGCGACGTGTCGATGATCTGCGTGGGCACGCCGAGCAAGAAGAACGGCGACCTGGGCCTGGAATACATCGAGTCGGTATGCCGCGAGATCGGCTACGTGCTGCGCGACAAGGCCAGCCGTCACACCGTGGTGGTGCGCAGCACCGTGCTGCCGGGCACCGTGAAGAACGTGGTCATCCCGATTCTGGAAGACTGCTCGGGCAAGAAGGCCGGCGTCGACTTCGGCGTCGCGGTCAACCCGGAGTTCCTGCGCGAAAGTACCGCGATCAAGGACTACGACCAGCCGCCGATGACCGTCATCGGCGAACTGGACAGCGCCAGCGGCGACGTGCTGCAGGCCCTGTACGAAGAGCTCGACGCACCGATCATCCGCAAGCCGGTCGAAGTGGCCGAGATGATCAAGTACACCTGCAACGTCTGGCACGCGACCAAGGTCACCTTCGCCAACGAGATCGGCAACATCGCCAAGGCCGTCGGCGTCGATGGCCGCGAGGTGATGGACGTGGTCTGCCAGGACAAGGCGCTGAACCTGTCGCAGTACTACATGCGCCCAGGCTTCGCCTTCGGCGGTTCGTGCCTGCCGAAGGACGTGCGCGCCCTCACCTACCGCGCCGCCAGCCTCGACGTGCGCGCCCCGCTGCTCGACTCGCTGATGCGCAGCAACGAATCCCAGGTGCAGAACGCCTTTGACATCATCGAGAGCCACGACAAGCGCAAGGTCGCCCTGCTCGGCCTTTCGTTCAAGGCCGGCACCGACGACCTGCGCGAAAGCCCGCTGGTGGAGCTGGCCGAACGCCTGATCGGCAAGGGCTACCAGCTCGACATCTACGACCAGAACGTCGAGTACGCCCGTGTCCACGGTGCCAACAAGGACTACATCGAGTCGAAGATCCCTCACGTTTCCTCCTTGCTCAACGCCAACTTCGAGCAGGTGGTGGACAACGCCGAGATCATCATCCTGGGCAACCGTGACGAGCAGTTCCGTGCCCTGGCCCAGCAGGCACCGGAAGGCAAGCAGGTGATCGACCTGGTCGGTTTCATGAGCAAGCCGACCTGCGCCACCAGCCGCACCGAAGGTATCTGCTGGTAA
- a CDS encoding alginate biosynthesis protein Alg44, which translates to MNTAVNVNVVHESEAQRQHARVRIPAKLRYLDGNREAQEVKVDDLSAGGLSFHAKKPLPEGEVLRGRLQFVVDNLGLSMDVELLVRTSSRETGRTGTEFQNLEPRDIATLRHIITSHLSGELISVGDVLSTLQRDNFTKARKQKDGGSGLSAFGRLRAVTVTAGVFVVGLVAFGFVAKSLYGLYFVSHAEAGVVAVPTTNVTMPRDGSLQSLVENGATVAKGAPLATFNTSMLDLLKGHLDDAQLEPAKVEELFGKQLSGTLTSPCDCVVSRQLVDDGQYASKGQPVFALIPRTSVPTIEARFSYRQFDEVKPGTQVNFQIAGEDEVRTGRITGSSSLDTDNLASDIRVQIKPDGSLPAELAGRPAAVNSDRGPSLNWLIDKAVARGL; encoded by the coding sequence ATGAATACCGCCGTGAACGTCAATGTCGTGCATGAATCCGAAGCGCAGCGCCAGCACGCCCGGGTGCGCATCCCCGCCAAGCTGCGCTACCTGGATGGCAACCGCGAAGCGCAGGAGGTGAAGGTTGACGACCTGTCCGCCGGAGGCCTGTCCTTCCACGCGAAGAAACCACTGCCGGAAGGCGAAGTGCTGCGCGGTCGCCTGCAGTTCGTGGTCGACAACCTCGGCCTGTCGATGGACGTCGAACTGCTGGTGCGTACCAGCAGCCGCGAGACCGGCCGCACCGGTACCGAGTTCCAGAACCTCGAGCCGCGCGACATCGCCACCCTGCGCCACATCATCACCAGCCACCTGTCCGGCGAGCTGATCAGCGTCGGCGATGTGCTCAGTACCCTGCAGCGCGACAACTTCACCAAGGCGCGCAAGCAGAAGGACGGTGGCTCCGGTCTTTCCGCCTTCGGCCGCCTGCGTGCGGTCACCGTGACCGCCGGGGTGTTCGTGGTCGGCCTGGTGGCCTTCGGCTTCGTCGCCAAGTCGCTGTACGGCCTGTATTTCGTCAGCCATGCCGAGGCCGGCGTGGTCGCGGTGCCCACCACCAACGTCACCATGCCCCGCGACGGCAGTCTGCAAAGCCTGGTGGAGAACGGCGCGACCGTGGCCAAGGGCGCGCCGCTGGCGACCTTCAACACCAGCATGCTCGACCTGCTCAAGGGCCATCTGGACGACGCTCAGCTGGAGCCGGCCAAGGTCGAGGAACTGTTCGGCAAGCAGCTCTCCGGCACCCTCACCAGCCCGTGCGACTGCGTGGTCTCGCGCCAGCTGGTGGATGACGGCCAGTACGCCAGCAAGGGCCAGCCGGTGTTCGCGCTGATCCCGCGCACCAGCGTCCCGACCATCGAGGCGCGCTTCAGCTATCGCCAGTTCGACGAAGTGAAGCCGGGTACCCAGGTCAACTTCCAGATCGCCGGCGAGGACGAAGTGCGCACCGGGCGGATCACCGGTAGCTCCAGCCTGGACACCGACAACCTGGCCTCCGACATCCGCGTGCAGATCAAGCCCGACGGCAGCCTGCCGGCCGAGCTCGCCGGGCGCCCGGCCGCGGTCAACAGCGACCGTGGCCCGTCGCTGAACTGGCTGATCGACAAGGCCGTGGCCCGTGGGCTGTAA